From a single Lolium rigidum isolate FL_2022 chromosome 7, APGP_CSIRO_Lrig_0.1, whole genome shotgun sequence genomic region:
- the LOC124676059 gene encoding probable protein phosphatase 2C 33: MAGAERERSRLPPALPLATLIGRELRAGGSERPALRYGHAGFAKRGEDYFLVKPDCLRVPGDPSTAFSVFAVFDGHNGVSAAVFSKEHLLEHVMSALPPEIGSRDDWLQALPRALVAGFVKADIDFQRKGEVSGTTATLVVVDGFTVTVASVGDSRCILDTQGGELQLLTVDHRLEENVEERERVTASGGEVGRLNLFGGQEVGPLRCWPGGLCLSRSIGDMDVGEYIVPIPHVKQVKLSNVGGRLIMASDGIWDALSNEAAAESCRGLPAELAAKLVVKQALKKSGLKDDTTCVVVDIIPSDHRLPSPQLSPKRNQNKLKSLLFGRRSHSSIGKFGGKSASIGSVEELFEEGSAVLEERLGRNLSLKETTLPPSRCAICQVDQEPFEGLMEENGGSHCSSPFAPWGGPYLCLDCRKKKDAMEGKRASCSTACR; this comes from the exons ATGGCCGGCGCAGAGAGGGAGCGGAGCAGGTTGCCGCCGGCGCTGCCCCTGGCCACGCTGATCGGGCGGGAGCTCCGCGCGGGAGGCTCCGAGCGCCCGGCCCTGCGCTACGGCCACGCCGGCTTCGCCAAGCGCGGGGAAGACTACTTTCTTGTCAAGCCCGACTGCCTCCGCGTCCCCGGCGACCCCTCCACGGCCTTCTCCGTCTTCGCT GTGTTCGACGGCCACAATGGGGTGTCGGCGGCGGTGTTCAGCAAGGAGCATCTGCTCGAGCACGTGATGAGCGCGCTGCCGCCGGAGATCGGCAGCCGCGACGACTGGCTGCAGGCGCTGCCCCGCGCGCTCGTCGCCGGCTTTGTCAAGGCGGACATCGACTTCCAGCGAAAGG GGGAGGTGTCGGGGACGACTGCAACGCTGGTAGTCGTCGATGGTTTCACGGTCACCGTGGCCTCGGTTGGGGATTCCCGGTGCATTCTTGACACGCAGGGCGGCGAGCTGCAGCTGCTAACTGTGGACCACAGGCTGGAGGAGAATGTCGAGGAGAGAGAGCGTGTCACGGCGAGCGGTGGGGAGGTCGGCCGTCTGAACCTCTTCGGCGGGCAGGAG GTCGGTCCTCTTCGGTGCTGGCCAGGTGGCTTGTGCCTCTCAAGATCCATTGGGGACATGGATGTTGGAGAGTACATTGTGCCGATTCCACATGTCAAACAAGTGAAG CTCTCAAATGTCGGAGGAAGGCTGATAATGGCATCAGATGGCATATGGGATGCACTATCCAATGAAGCAGCGGCAGAGTCATGCCGAGGATTGCCTGCAGAACTGGCTGCAAAGCTTGTGGTTAAG CAAGCTCTGAAAAAAAGTGGGCTGAAGGATGACACCACTTGTGTGGTGGTTGACATCATCCCATCCGATCATCGTTTGCCATCGCCACAGTTATCCCCAAAGAGAAACCAGAACAAGCTCAAGTCTCTTCTTTTCGGTAGAAGGTCACATAGTTCAATCGGAAAGTTTGGAGGAAAATCTGCCTCTATTGGCTCCGTGGAGGAGTTATTCGAAGAAGGCTCCGCAGTGTTGGAAGAAAG GTTGGGTAGGAATTTGTCTTTGAAAGAAACAACTTTGCCACCTTCTCGTTGTGCAATCTGCCAAGTGGACCAAGAACCATTCGAAGGTTTGATGGAGGAGAATGGAGGTAGTCACTGCTCTTCTCCATTTGCACCTTGGGGAGGTCCTTATCTGTGTCTGGACTGTCGAAAAAAGAAGGACGCGATGGAGGGCAAAAGAGCTAGCTGCTCGACAGCCTGTAGGTGA